The following proteins are co-located in the Sporosarcina pasteurii genome:
- a CDS encoding anti-sigma factor, whose protein sequence is MNTCPEQIVHYMHAYLDGDISRDDERVLNEHLKQCTSCQELMDDLTDVVQFIEKADPIQAPSGFVDGVMARLPKEKSQAGIQRWLRRHPLLAAVAMFFILMSVSVFSSYGNDQQFSVTKQPNLIVEGETVTVPEGEVVKGDVVVKNGELHVEGEVDGNVTVIRGSKYMASTAIVTGTSQEIDKAFDWLWYKIKKTFKDVFQPSDDE, encoded by the coding sequence ATGAATACGTGTCCGGAACAAATTGTTCATTATATGCACGCGTATTTAGATGGCGATATTAGTCGTGACGATGAGCGAGTATTAAATGAACATTTAAAACAATGTACATCCTGTCAGGAATTGATGGATGATTTAACTGATGTGGTTCAGTTTATAGAGAAAGCCGATCCTATACAAGCACCTAGTGGCTTTGTGGATGGCGTGATGGCGCGGCTACCAAAAGAGAAGTCGCAAGCAGGTATACAAAGGTGGCTACGCAGACACCCACTCCTTGCAGCCGTTGCCATGTTTTTTATACTCATGAGTGTTTCTGTCTTTTCAAGTTACGGAAACGATCAACAATTTTCCGTTACAAAACAACCGAATTTAATTGTTGAAGGTGAAACTGTAACTGTTCCGGAGGGCGAGGTAGTCAAGGGGGATGTTGTCGTTAAAAATGGAGAACTCCACGTTGAAGGTGAAGTAGATGGTAACGTAACAGTTATTCGGGGTTCTAAGTATATGGCATCTACTGCGATTGTCACAGGAACGAGCCAGGAAATTGACAAAGCATTTGACTGGTTATGGTATAAGATTAAGAAAACTTTCAAAGACGTTTTTCAGCCTTCCGATGATGAATAA
- the glmM gene encoding phosphoglucosamine mutase: MTKYFGTDGVRGIANDELTPELAFKLGRIGSYVLTKESEGKPKILVGRDTRISGYMLENALIAGILSTGVEVMTLGVISTPGVAYLTRVMNANGGVMISASHNPVEDNGIKFFGADGYKLTEEQEEEMENLLNEAVDTLPRPTGSNVGSITEYFEGGHKYIQYLKQTVDEDFTGIHVAIDCAHGATSSLATHVFADLEADISTMGASPNGLNINDGVGSTHPEKLAELVKEKEADIGLAFDGDGDRLIAVDEHGEIVDGDKIMFIIGRYLKSKGRLKSDTIVSTIMSNLGFYKALREHEMTSVKTAVGDKYVVEEMRKNNFTLGGEQSGHIVMLDYNTTGDGLLTGLQLVNIMKVTGKKLSELASEMTVYPQELVNVRVTDKHAVTENERVATIIADVEKEMEGNGRVLVRPSGTEPLVRVMVEAPTNEECKQYVDKIVAVVQEEMGLED; this comes from the coding sequence ATGACAAAGTATTTCGGTACGGACGGTGTACGCGGAATTGCAAATGACGAGCTAACACCTGAACTGGCTTTTAAATTAGGACGGATAGGAAGTTACGTATTAACAAAAGAGTCAGAAGGGAAACCAAAAATTCTTGTTGGTCGAGATACTCGTATTTCGGGTTATATGCTCGAGAATGCATTGATTGCTGGTATTCTATCAACAGGTGTGGAAGTGATGACGCTCGGCGTAATTAGTACACCTGGCGTAGCTTATTTAACACGTGTTATGAATGCAAATGGAGGTGTCATGATTTCTGCCTCCCATAACCCTGTTGAAGACAACGGCATTAAATTTTTCGGTGCGGATGGTTATAAATTAACAGAAGAACAAGAAGAAGAAATGGAAAATCTTCTGAATGAGGCGGTAGATACGCTACCGCGTCCAACTGGATCAAATGTCGGTTCAATTACGGAATACTTTGAAGGCGGGCATAAGTATATCCAGTACTTGAAGCAAACGGTAGATGAAGATTTCACGGGCATTCATGTTGCAATTGACTGTGCACATGGTGCAACTTCATCACTCGCTACGCATGTATTTGCAGACTTAGAAGCAGATATCTCTACGATGGGGGCTTCACCAAATGGTTTAAATATAAACGACGGTGTTGGTTCTACACATCCGGAAAAACTTGCGGAGCTTGTGAAAGAAAAAGAAGCTGATATAGGACTAGCATTTGACGGAGACGGTGACAGACTCATTGCCGTGGATGAACATGGCGAAATTGTCGATGGCGATAAAATCATGTTTATCATCGGTCGTTATTTAAAATCAAAAGGTCGCTTAAAATCGGATACAATTGTATCTACGATTATGAGTAACTTAGGATTCTATAAAGCATTGCGTGAGCACGAAATGACAAGCGTTAAAACGGCAGTCGGCGACAAATATGTTGTTGAAGAAATGAGGAAAAATAATTTTACCCTTGGCGGAGAGCAATCAGGACATATTGTCATGCTCGATTATAATACGACGGGGGACGGGCTTCTTACAGGACTTCAATTGGTCAACATTATGAAAGTGACTGGCAAAAAATTGTCTGAACTGGCAAGCGAAATGACGGTTTATCCACAAGAACTAGTTAACGTTCGCGTCACAGATAAACATGCCGTTACTGAAAATGAACGCGTTGCAACGATTATTGCCGATGTAGAAAAAGAAATGGAAGGCAATGGCCGTGTGCTTGTTCGTCCTTCTGGAACAGAGCCACTCGTTCGTGTCATGGTAGAAGCGCCAACGAACGAAGAGTGTAAGCAGTACGTAGATAAAATTGTTGCGGTTGTTCAAGAAGAAATGGGATTGGAAGACTAA
- a CDS encoding cyclopropane-fatty-acyl-phospholipid synthase family protein — MGNQWDERFSTDEYVYGKEPNAFVVEAAKQLPQGKILCIAEGEGRNAVYLSTLDQHVTAWDFAKSGLEKTNRLAQEKGVQVTTELRDLSEVEWQAEQWDAIVHIFGHLPKPVMERTFAGVKKALKPGGYYISELYTKEQLHYGTGGPKNEDMLTDPKEMLAQFEGYLIQHFFVGEVDRQEGILHTGKAHIVQCLFQKREEA, encoded by the coding sequence ATGGGTAATCAGTGGGATGAAAGATTTTCAACAGATGAATATGTTTATGGGAAAGAACCGAATGCTTTCGTTGTGGAGGCGGCTAAACAGTTGCCGCAAGGTAAAATCCTTTGTATTGCAGAAGGAGAAGGTAGAAATGCAGTATATTTATCGACGCTTGATCAGCATGTAACTGCATGGGATTTTGCGAAGTCTGGGTTAGAAAAAACAAATCGACTAGCGCAAGAAAAAGGTGTGCAGGTCACAACAGAACTTCGAGATTTGTCAGAAGTTGAATGGCAGGCGGAACAATGGGATGCAATTGTGCATATTTTTGGCCATTTACCAAAACCTGTGATGGAACGAACATTTGCAGGCGTGAAGAAAGCGCTGAAACCAGGCGGCTATTATATTAGTGAGCTCTATACGAAAGAACAGCTTCATTATGGGACGGGCGGCCCGAAAAATGAAGACATGCTTACGGACCCGAAGGAAATGCTTGCCCAGTTTGAAGGGTACTTGATTCAACATTTTTTTGTCGGTGAGGTGGACCGTCAAGAAGGCATATTGCATACTGGCAAGGCCCATATAGTGCAATGTTTATTCCAGAAAAGAGAGGAGGCATAA
- a CDS encoding nitronate monooxygenase family protein, producing MLKKLGITHPIIQAPMAGVTTPKLVAASANAGILGAIGAGYLSGEETRRFIREVKKLTDKPFMVNLFVPEENKVSEEMIGKANGELRGIRESLEISETKVQFQEPNFDAQIEVILEENVRVCSFTFGLPARKNVEKLKAHHVFVVGTATTVGEAKLAEEIGMDAIIAQGSEAGGHRGSFHGELTLMPLENLLHDIVKTVHIPVIAAGGIANKAMVDNALAAGAIAVQIGTALLASEESGAHDVHKSAILQAKKDSTVLTNAFSGKMARGIRNEFTEQMRNAVIAPYPYQNDLTKDIRKAAAKQGNSKWMSLWAGENVHLSTEGRLSDIIARFI from the coding sequence ATGCTAAAGAAACTCGGTATTACGCATCCAATCATTCAAGCACCGATGGCGGGGGTAACAACACCGAAGCTTGTGGCGGCGTCTGCGAATGCCGGAATCTTAGGGGCTATCGGGGCTGGCTACTTAAGTGGAGAAGAGACGCGGCGGTTTATTCGTGAAGTAAAAAAGCTTACGGATAAACCTTTTATGGTAAATCTATTTGTGCCGGAAGAAAATAAAGTTAGTGAAGAAATGATTGGTAAAGCCAATGGTGAATTACGTGGGATCCGTGAGTCCCTGGAGATTTCTGAAACTAAGGTTCAATTTCAGGAACCTAATTTTGACGCACAAATTGAAGTTATATTAGAAGAAAACGTTAGAGTTTGTTCGTTTACATTTGGTCTGCCAGCACGAAAAAACGTAGAAAAATTGAAAGCGCACCATGTGTTTGTAGTTGGCACCGCAACAACAGTCGGAGAGGCTAAGCTTGCGGAAGAAATCGGGATGGATGCAATTATTGCGCAAGGAAGCGAAGCAGGAGGGCATCGAGGGTCATTTCACGGGGAATTAACATTGATGCCACTGGAAAATCTACTTCACGATATTGTAAAGACTGTTCATATTCCAGTTATCGCGGCTGGCGGTATTGCAAATAAAGCAATGGTAGACAACGCATTAGCAGCGGGAGCGATAGCGGTTCAAATTGGGACAGCCTTACTTGCGTCTGAAGAAAGTGGTGCGCATGATGTACATAAGAGCGCAATTTTACAGGCAAAAAAGGATAGCACTGTGCTAACAAATGCTTTTTCCGGAAAGATGGCACGTGGCATACGAAATGAATTTACGGAGCAAATGAGAAATGCTGTTATTGCACCGTATCCTTATCAAAATGATTTAACGAAGGATATTCGAAAAGCAGCGGCTAAGCAAGGCAATTCTAAGTGGATGTCTTTATGGGCAGGTGAAAATGTCCATTTAAGTACAGAGGGAAGATTAAGTGACATCATTGCACGGTTTATTTAG
- a CDS encoding S-Ena type endospore appendage: protein MIINHSEGKQCSCQDKEKCMCRKKMGEYPKMEHYKHEKCEMPKKHWHEEKDFCPDRVKGFNLCKKRNELRCFKHCQPISQPCDETPYSYFRSRTNFEFSGLVVVTNTVTASNCTMDVLVTDRAGTEQVATLNPGASFPIFVEGLINLQIRCNTPETPPAVAEDICSGEIIFDLEYCASKLC from the coding sequence TTGATAATTAATCATTCAGAAGGTAAGCAGTGTAGCTGTCAGGACAAGGAAAAATGTATGTGTAGAAAAAAGATGGGAGAGTATCCAAAAATGGAACATTATAAACATGAAAAATGTGAGATGCCTAAGAAACATTGGCATGAAGAAAAGGACTTTTGTCCAGATAGAGTAAAAGGGTTCAATTTGTGCAAAAAAAGAAATGAGTTAAGATGCTTTAAACATTGCCAGCCTATTTCACAGCCGTGTGATGAAACACCCTATAGCTATTTTAGGAGCAGAACAAACTTTGAATTTAGTGGTTTAGTCGTAGTTACAAACACAGTGACAGCAAGCAACTGTACCATGGACGTTCTTGTTACTGATAGAGCCGGTACTGAGCAAGTTGCAACACTTAACCCCGGCGCATCATTCCCAATATTCGTTGAAGGGTTAATAAACCTTCAAATTAGATGTAATACTCCTGAGACCCCACCAGCGGTCGCAGAAGACATATGCAGTGGTGAAATAATTTTTGACCTTGAGTATTGCGCATCTAAACTTTGTTAA
- a CDS encoding DMT family transporter → MRKYIGEIGLTIAAIIWGSGFVASSMALEHYTPYQILAGRFLIGVLLLSIVFYKKFKGIRRSTVTKGVILGGILYLAFVLQTVGLQFTTPSKNAFLTAVNVVIVPFIAFFIYKRKLDVFELTGAVIAVIGIALLSLQFTAEVNIGDVLTLLCAFAFAFHIFYTAQFVKDEDPVAITMIQMMTAAAIGIVVVIVKGEMVFPVETSALLPLIYLGVFSTTIAYLLQTTAQKYITETKAAIILSTEALWGTLFSVIILSELLTMKMGIGAILILVAILISETKLNMIPLQRRLE, encoded by the coding sequence ATGAGGAAATATATTGGAGAAATTGGACTAACGATAGCGGCCATTATTTGGGGCAGTGGATTTGTCGCAAGTTCGATGGCGCTTGAGCATTATACGCCGTATCAAATTTTGGCGGGCCGATTTTTAATTGGTGTACTGCTTTTAAGCATTGTTTTTTATAAAAAGTTTAAAGGAATTAGGAGAAGCACGGTCACTAAAGGTGTGATTTTAGGTGGTATCTTATACTTGGCTTTTGTGCTACAAACAGTCGGGCTTCAATTTACAACTCCGTCCAAAAATGCTTTTTTAACTGCGGTAAATGTTGTGATTGTACCGTTTATAGCCTTTTTCATTTATAAGCGAAAACTTGACGTTTTTGAATTAACGGGGGCGGTCATTGCTGTTATCGGAATTGCTTTGTTAAGTTTGCAATTTACTGCAGAAGTGAATATTGGCGACGTGTTGACATTGCTTTGTGCATTTGCCTTTGCGTTCCATATTTTTTACACGGCGCAATTTGTTAAAGATGAAGATCCGGTGGCCATTACGATGATTCAAATGATGACGGCAGCAGCGATTGGTATTGTCGTTGTGATTGTAAAAGGCGAAATGGTATTTCCAGTTGAAACGTCAGCTCTATTGCCACTTATTTACCTGGGCGTTTTTTCGACAACCATCGCTTACTTACTGCAAACAACTGCCCAGAAGTATATTACGGAAACCAAAGCTGCGATTATTTTATCGACAGAGGCACTATGGGGAACGCTGTTTTCAGTGATTATATTAAGTGAACTGTTGACTATGAAGATGGGGATTGGCGCAATACTGATTTTAGTTGCAATCCTGATATCTGAAACGAAATTGAATATGATCCCGTTACAAAGGCGATTGGAATAG
- a CDS encoding YtoQ family protein: MRLTVYLAGEIHTSWRDEIKEKAAALELPIDFVGPMEDHDRSDNIGEEILGEQPNAIFKDAAASNFNNLRTEILMKKADLVIALFGEQYKQWNTAMDASAAVASDKPLILIRQEVHHHALKELSRKAHATVETVDQAIQALTYIFE; this comes from the coding sequence ATGAGATTAACTGTCTATTTAGCTGGAGAGATTCATACGAGCTGGAGAGATGAAATTAAAGAGAAAGCGGCAGCATTAGAATTACCCATTGATTTTGTAGGTCCAATGGAAGATCATGATCGTTCTGACAACATTGGTGAAGAAATTCTAGGAGAACAGCCAAATGCTATTTTCAAAGATGCAGCGGCTTCCAACTTTAATAATTTACGTACAGAAATATTAATGAAAAAAGCAGACCTTGTCATCGCTTTATTTGGCGAACAATATAAACAATGGAATACAGCGATGGATGCAAGTGCAGCGGTTGCATCCGATAAACCACTTATTTTAATTCGCCAAGAAGTGCACCACCATGCGTTAAAAGAACTTTCACGCAAAGCACATGCTACAGTTGAAACGGTCGACCAAGCGATTCAAGCATTAACATATATATTTGAATAA
- a CDS encoding YbbR-like domain-containing protein: MDRLLDSPWFLRFTALFLAILLFYTVKADEGKFENNSSSEDMEVIRDVPVEVYYDNENLIVTGVPETVNVAIEGPVNIVQTTKMLKDFTLYVDLTSLPMGEHQVRIQHENISEKVHVRIDPASIDINIEERITETFRIEPEFNERLLAEGFNLVSMEAQPSTIEVTGAKSVVESISFVKVTVAIDAGVQESFEQEARVRVLDRDLNKLDVDITPENVTIKVDVQENTKEVPIVINETGTPPNGVTINSITPEAASIVLSGPKRILNEIEAFPIDIDVSKIEKSGTVEVKLKKPNDLFSLSRTTVNVKIDATIEGAVEEEEEEEVAEETVEEVETTVETTDVEDVQVVITGLDEKFKGTFVEPVNGLVTITVKAAPDVISKLKKSDFAVSINASTASEEGEEVFPIHVKGPPDVEWTLSMEEATLKIELA, translated from the coding sequence ATGGATAGACTACTTGATAGCCCATGGTTTCTTCGATTTACTGCCTTGTTTCTTGCAATTTTATTGTTTTATACTGTGAAGGCGGATGAAGGGAAGTTTGAGAATAACTCGAGTAGTGAAGATATGGAAGTTATTCGCGATGTGCCAGTTGAAGTATATTACGATAATGAAAATTTAATTGTAACGGGTGTCCCTGAAACCGTGAATGTAGCGATTGAAGGTCCAGTGAATATCGTTCAAACGACCAAGATGTTAAAAGACTTTACTTTGTATGTTGATTTAACATCATTGCCAATGGGCGAACACCAAGTTCGAATTCAACATGAAAACATTTCGGAAAAAGTGCATGTACGGATAGATCCAGCATCCATTGACATTAACATTGAAGAGAGAATCACAGAAACATTCCGTATCGAACCCGAGTTCAATGAACGGTTACTGGCGGAAGGTTTTAATTTAGTCAGTATGGAAGCACAACCTTCGACAATTGAGGTAACGGGTGCAAAAAGTGTGGTTGAATCAATTAGTTTTGTAAAAGTAACAGTCGCTATAGATGCAGGTGTGCAAGAATCATTTGAACAAGAAGCTAGAGTGCGCGTACTAGATCGGGATTTAAATAAATTGGACGTCGACATTACACCAGAAAATGTTACCATTAAAGTTGACGTTCAAGAAAATACGAAAGAAGTACCTATCGTGATCAATGAAACAGGCACCCCACCTAATGGCGTCACGATAAACTCTATCACACCAGAAGCAGCTAGTATTGTTTTATCAGGCCCTAAACGGATTTTGAATGAGATAGAAGCTTTTCCAATTGATATAGATGTATCAAAAATTGAAAAATCCGGTACAGTTGAAGTGAAACTAAAGAAACCAAATGATCTTTTTAGTCTTTCTAGAACAACCGTGAATGTGAAGATTGATGCGACGATTGAGGGTGCAGTCGAAGAAGAAGAAGAAGAGGAAGTTGCTGAAGAGACTGTAGAGGAAGTAGAAACGACTGTTGAGACGACAGATGTTGAAGATGTACAAGTCGTCATTACAGGATTAGATGAAAAGTTTAAAGGTACATTCGTAGAACCAGTGAATGGTTTAGTGACCATCACTGTAAAAGCTGCCCCAGATGTAATTAGCAAGTTGAAGAAGTCAGACTTTGCGGTTTCAATTAATGCATCTACTGCTTCAGAAGAAGGGGAAGAAGTGTTTCCGATTCATGTGAAAGGTCCGCCAGATGTGGAGTGGACGCTATCGATGGAAGAGGCAACATTAAAAATTGAACTTGCTTAG
- a CDS encoding pentapeptide repeat-containing protein, giving the protein MLSHLQLCFPQLPDLQWCLPQSSDLQWCLLQSSDLQWCLLQSSDLQWCLLQSSDLQWCLLQSSDLQWCLLQSSDLQWCLLQSSDLQWCLLQSSDLQRCLLQSSDLQWCLLQSSDLQWYLPQSSDLQWCFP; this is encoded by the coding sequence TTGCTGTCGCATTTGCAATTGTGTTTTCCGCAATTACCCGACTTGCAATGGTGCTTACCACAATCGTCTGACTTGCAATGGTGCTTACTGCAATCGTCCGACTTGCAATGGTGCTTACTGCAATCGTCCGACTTGCAATGGTGCTTACTGCAATCGTCCGACTTGCAATGGTGCTTACTGCAATCGTCCGACTTGCAATGGTGCTTACTGCAATCGTCCGACTTGCAATGGTGCTTACTGCAATCGTCTGACTTGCAATGGTGCTTACTGCAATCGTCCGACTTGCAACGGTGCTTACTGCAATCGTCCGACTTGCAATGGTGCTTACTGCAATCGTCTGACTTGCAATGGTACTTACCGCAATCATCCGACTTGCAATGGTGCTTTCCGTGA
- a CDS encoding MerR family transcriptional regulator, with product MKVKEVAELTGISVRTLHHYDAIGLLTPDAVTEAGYRLYSDDNLATLQQILFFRELGFPLMKIKELLDSPTFDRQEAFELQHQMLLEKRRKLDEMIETIEKTIQQGKGELIMSNEEKFKGFDFNSNPYEQEARARWGDKAVDKANQFTKEQGDALGEEMNRIYFMLAKLRHESPESEEAQKAIGEWYDFLNKMGNYSPEAFAGLGQVYVDDERFTKNIDQFGEGLAVFMRDAMAVYAQKLKG from the coding sequence ATGAAAGTAAAAGAAGTTGCAGAACTAACCGGCATCAGTGTGCGCACACTCCATCATTATGATGCCATCGGTTTATTGACGCCAGATGCTGTGACTGAAGCTGGATACCGGCTTTATTCAGATGATAATTTGGCAACACTACAGCAAATATTGTTTTTCCGTGAACTCGGCTTCCCTTTGATGAAAATAAAAGAACTGCTCGATAGTCCAACTTTCGATAGGCAAGAAGCTTTTGAACTGCAACATCAAATGTTGCTTGAAAAGCGGCGAAAATTGGACGAAATGATTGAGACGATCGAGAAAACAATCCAACAAGGAAAAGGAGAGCTTATTATGTCAAATGAAGAGAAATTTAAAGGTTTTGATTTTAATTCGAATCCATATGAACAAGAGGCAAGGGCGCGCTGGGGAGATAAGGCGGTAGACAAGGCGAATCAATTCACAAAAGAACAAGGCGATGCACTCGGCGAAGAAATGAACCGTATTTATTTCATGCTAGCCAAACTCCGCCATGAGTCACCTGAGTCCGAAGAGGCTCAAAAGGCAATTGGCGAATGGTACGACTTCCTTAACAAAATGGGCAACTACTCACCAGAAGCCTTCGCGGGACTGGGCCAAGTGTATGTAGATGATGAACGTTTTACAAAGAATATTGATCAGTTTGGAGAAGGGCTGGCGGTGTTTATGCGGGATGCGATGGCGGTGTATGCGCAAAAGTTAAAAGGGTGA
- a CDS encoding amidohydrolase codes for MKTVWHNGTMYTMCAEGDQAEALLTEDGLIIQIGTYDELKGKAEKEIDLQGAVLYPGFVDSHMHIIGHGDKLRSLDLSKVMSAEEMLEKLHQANEGLAADEWLIGEGWNENNFPDKRILTAQELDKVTTAPIILKRTCRHAALANTKALALAGITTETPNPVDGTIVRGDNGEATGYLLEGAQDLVLDLIGEPTEASLTTSLRKSVDDLLALGLTGAVTDDLGYYGDYRKPLQAFKNVIGNEKKFRAHLLRRSTVFKQLMEDDATYLEPWISRGEMKFFVDGALGGKTALLSEPYADTPETSGMAVHTDEEIVALVKLARSYTEAVAVHVIGDGAVEKILDVLEKYPAPEGKRDRLIHVNVLRDDLVERMLNLPVVLDLQPVFVSSDFPWVMDRLGEERLDWAYAWKRLVDKGFICGGGSDAPIEEADPLLGIYAAVTRRKMGETHEGYLPKEKLSRFEAISLFTSGSAATIGKAHRRGKLIAGYDADFTILDKDLFEVDEEKIVSAQVKMTVVGGEVMYKS; via the coding sequence ATGAAGACGGTTTGGCATAACGGGACGATGTATACGATGTGTGCAGAAGGTGATCAAGCAGAAGCTTTATTAACAGAAGATGGACTAATTATTCAAATAGGTACTTACGATGAATTGAAGGGGAAGGCTGAAAAGGAAATCGACCTGCAAGGGGCAGTGCTGTATCCGGGATTCGTCGATAGTCATATGCATATAATTGGGCATGGCGATAAATTAAGAAGTTTAGATTTATCGAAAGTAATGTCAGCAGAAGAAATGTTAGAGAAATTGCATCAGGCAAATGAAGGTCTTGCAGCAGATGAGTGGCTCATTGGTGAAGGGTGGAATGAAAATAATTTTCCGGACAAACGAATTCTTACCGCTCAGGAATTAGATAAAGTGACGACCGCGCCTATTATTTTAAAAAGAACTTGCCGACATGCGGCACTTGCAAATACAAAGGCATTAGCGCTCGCAGGTATTACAACAGAAACACCTAATCCTGTAGACGGTACAATTGTACGAGGAGACAACGGGGAAGCAACTGGTTATTTATTGGAAGGGGCGCAAGATTTAGTGCTCGATTTAATCGGTGAACCGACCGAAGCTTCTTTAACAACGTCCCTTCGTAAGTCTGTGGATGATTTATTGGCGCTTGGATTAACAGGGGCTGTAACAGATGATCTTGGTTATTACGGAGACTATCGCAAGCCTTTACAAGCGTTTAAAAACGTTATCGGGAATGAAAAGAAGTTCCGTGCCCATTTGTTGCGTCGTTCTACTGTTTTTAAACAGTTAATGGAAGACGATGCAACGTATTTGGAACCTTGGATTAGCCGAGGTGAAATGAAGTTCTTTGTAGATGGTGCACTGGGTGGAAAAACAGCGCTTTTAAGTGAGCCTTATGCGGATACACCTGAAACGTCGGGAATGGCGGTTCATACGGATGAAGAGATAGTAGCGCTTGTGAAACTAGCAAGGTCTTATACCGAAGCAGTTGCTGTCCACGTTATCGGAGACGGAGCTGTTGAAAAAATTCTAGATGTTTTAGAAAAATACCCTGCCCCGGAAGGAAAGAGGGACCGGCTAATTCACGTGAATGTATTGCGCGATGACTTAGTAGAAAGAATGCTAAACTTGCCGGTTGTATTGGATTTGCAACCTGTTTTTGTCTCTTCAGATTTCCCATGGGTGATGGACCGGTTAGGAGAAGAACGACTCGATTGGGCTTATGCATGGAAGAGACTAGTAGATAAAGGATTCATTTGCGGCGGCGGTTCGGATGCGCCAATCGAAGAAGCAGACCCTTTGCTTGGCATCTATGCGGCAGTTACGAGACGGAAAATGGGAGAGACACATGAAGGGTATTTGCCCAAAGAAAAATTGAGTCGTTTTGAAGCGATAAGTCTCTTTACATCGGGCAGTGCAGCGACCATTGGGAAAGCACATCGTCGAGGCAAGTTGATAGCCGGGTATGATGCTGATTTTACGATACTAGATAAAGATTTATTCGAAGTAGATGAAGAGAAGATTGTATCAGCACAAGTGAAGATGACAGTCGTTGGGGGAGAAGTGATGTACAAGTCTTGA
- a CDS encoding YwbE family protein: protein MSGKNRSEIHAGLEVAIILKKDQRTGVTTKGIVKDILTNSSYHPHGIKVRLVDGQVGRVAEIIK from the coding sequence ATGAGTGGGAAAAATCGAAGTGAGATTCATGCAGGATTAGAAGTCGCAATCATTTTAAAGAAAGATCAAAGGACAGGCGTGACAACAAAAGGTATCGTAAAAGATATTTTAACAAACTCTTCCTATCATCCACATGGGATTAAAGTGCGGTTAGTGGATGGACAGGTGGGCCGCGTTGCAGAAATTATAAAATAA
- the cdaA gene encoding diadenylate cyclase CdaA, with protein sequence MPFWEKIVNLSPVATFINIMDVLLVWFVVYQLIKVVKGTKAVQLLKGIFVIIIARIVTEVFGLATLGWMMERVIDWGFLAIIIIFQPELRRALEQLGRGRLFARTMMDEEQERKRLIEALSKSVNYMAKRRIGALISIEKETGLNEYIETGTPLNSDLTSELLINIFIPNAPLHDGAVVVQRNRIAAAGCYLPLSESPFISKELGTRHRAAVGLSEVSDAITIVVSEETGAISIATDGDLNRGLSIEEFEIRLRHLWFGATTNQENTSKWKWGVKRNG encoded by the coding sequence ATGCCGTTTTGGGAAAAAATCGTTAACCTAAGTCCAGTTGCAACATTCATTAATATAATGGATGTGCTTCTAGTATGGTTTGTCGTATATCAACTTATAAAAGTGGTTAAAGGGACAAAAGCTGTCCAGTTGTTAAAGGGTATATTTGTGATTATTATTGCGCGAATTGTAACTGAAGTATTTGGGCTTGCTACGTTAGGGTGGATGATGGAGCGAGTTATTGATTGGGGATTTTTGGCGATTATCATTATCTTCCAACCTGAGTTGCGACGGGCACTTGAGCAGCTTGGCCGGGGACGTTTATTTGCACGAACGATGATGGATGAAGAACAAGAGCGGAAGCGACTCATTGAAGCATTATCGAAATCAGTGAATTATATGGCGAAACGTCGAATCGGTGCGCTCATTTCTATTGAAAAAGAAACAGGATTGAATGAATATATTGAAACAGGCACACCGCTAAACTCGGATTTAACTTCCGAACTGCTCATTAATATATTTATCCCGAATGCACCGCTTCATGATGGGGCGGTTGTTGTACAGCGCAATCGAATTGCTGCTGCGGGATGCTATTTACCGTTATCGGAAAGTCCATTTATTTCAAAGGAATTAGGGACCAGGCATCGTGCGGCGGTTGGTTTGAGTGAGGTTTCTGACGCAATCACGATTGTGGTGTCAGAAGAAACGGGCGCCATTAGTATTGCGACAGACGGTGATTTAAATAGAGGTTTAAGTATCGAAGAGTTTGAAATTCGACTGAGGCATCTCTGGTTCGGCGCAACAACGAATCAAGAAAATACCTCCAAATGGAAATGGGGCGTGAAGAGAAATGGATAG